A stretch of the Veillonella parvula DSM 2008 genome encodes the following:
- the ilvD gene encoding dihydroxy-acid dehydratase gives MSCRSDNLKTGVARAPHRSLLKALGFVDEEMGRPVIGIANSFNEIIPGHVGLKNIVQAVKDGIRNAGGVPIEFNTIGICDGLAMNHIGMKYSLVTRNIIADSIEATAMATPFDAMVFIPNCDKVVPGMLIAAARLNIPSVFVSGGAMLAGVHKGKKIGLSDVFEAVGKHQTGEMDDAELADIENTACPTCGSCSGMYTANTMNCLTEALGMGLPGNGTIPAVYSERLRLAKLAGMQAVEVLKANLRPKDIMTREAFENAVALDMALGGSSNTALHLPAIAHEAGVPLSLDDFDRIAQNTPQLSKLSPSGVYFIEDLYAAGGVSAVLKRLAENGRLHTDCKTVALKTQGEIAEAAFVADEDVIHPWDNPVHETGGIAVLKGNLAEDGSVVKAGAVDADMLVHSGPAKVFNSEEEAVEAITGGKIVKGDVVVIRYEGPKGGPGMREMLTPTSMIAGMGLDKDVALLTDGRFSGATRGASIGHVSPEAAAGGTIAIVEDGDIINIDIPNGKLELAVSDDEIARRKAALKPFKSNVTGYLKKYALHVSSAAQGAIEVFED, from the coding sequence GACCAGTCATCGGTATTGCCAACTCTTTCAATGAAATCATCCCTGGTCACGTAGGCCTGAAAAATATTGTACAAGCCGTAAAAGACGGCATCCGCAACGCAGGTGGTGTGCCAATCGAGTTCAATACTATCGGTATTTGCGACGGTTTGGCAATGAACCATATCGGCATGAAATACTCCTTAGTTACACGTAATATCATTGCAGATTCTATCGAAGCTACTGCTATGGCTACACCATTTGATGCGATGGTATTCATTCCAAATTGCGATAAGGTAGTGCCAGGCATGTTGATTGCAGCTGCTCGCCTTAATATCCCATCTGTATTCGTATCTGGTGGGGCCATGCTCGCTGGTGTACATAAAGGTAAAAAAATTGGCTTGTCCGACGTATTCGAAGCCGTAGGCAAACATCAAACTGGTGAAATGGATGATGCTGAGTTAGCTGATATCGAAAATACAGCATGTCCTACATGTGGCTCTTGCTCTGGTATGTATACGGCAAATACAATGAACTGTTTAACAGAAGCTCTCGGTATGGGCCTTCCTGGCAATGGTACAATCCCAGCGGTATATTCTGAACGTTTGCGTTTAGCTAAGTTAGCTGGTATGCAAGCGGTAGAGGTATTAAAAGCAAACCTTCGCCCTAAAGATATTATGACTCGTGAAGCCTTTGAAAATGCGGTAGCTCTTGATATGGCTTTGGGTGGCTCCTCTAATACGGCGCTTCATTTACCGGCTATTGCTCACGAAGCAGGTGTACCACTATCCTTAGACGATTTTGATCGCATCGCCCAAAATACACCTCAATTATCTAAATTATCTCCATCTGGTGTATACTTCATCGAAGACTTGTACGCTGCAGGTGGTGTATCTGCGGTGTTGAAACGTTTAGCAGAAAATGGTCGCCTTCATACAGATTGCAAAACTGTTGCTCTTAAAACACAAGGTGAAATTGCTGAGGCAGCATTCGTAGCAGACGAAGATGTTATTCATCCTTGGGATAATCCAGTTCATGAAACTGGTGGTATCGCCGTTCTTAAAGGCAATCTCGCTGAAGATGGTTCCGTTGTAAAAGCCGGTGCCGTAGATGCAGATATGCTCGTTCACTCTGGTCCAGCTAAAGTATTCAACAGCGAAGAAGAAGCGGTTGAAGCTATCACAGGCGGTAAAATCGTAAAAGGTGACGTTGTCGTTATCCGCTACGAAGGTCCTAAAGGGGGGCCTGGCATGCGGGAAATGTTGACACCAACATCTATGATTGCCGGTATGGGGCTCGATAAAGACGTAGCCTTGTTGACAGATGGTCGTTTCTCCGGTGCTACTCGTGGTGCATCCATCGGACATGTATCTCCAGAAGCAGCTGCAGGCGGTACCATTGCCATCGTTGAAGATGGTGATATTATCAACATCGATATTCCAAACGGTAAATTGGAACTAGCTGTATCTGATGATGAAATCGCTCGTCGTAAAGCGGCATTGAAACCGTTCAAATCCAATGTAACTGGATATCTTAAAAAATACGCTCTTCACGTATCCTCTGCTGCACAAGGTGCTATCGAAGTATTTGAAGACTAA